Proteins from a genomic interval of Desulfofustis limnaeus:
- a CDS encoding phosphorylase family protein: MTSKHQPHGRNKTAADAADVIIVPRRSRQVNPLPELALLVVNHSEADLAVSLALADGACRNPFFHWQLVVDRQQRYCLAGPALGAPAAGLLMEQLLVHGVNRFLLVSCCGSLDPASEIGDLVVPVATVTDTNLSRWYTDRDVLATDASLQRGLSAFVSRQGLATASGVIWSTDAPYREHRSELLALRHHYGVGFVDMEFSSLCAIATYRGVSLASLFVVSDYLWTKAWRPGFTSSRFRHRCKTILSACIGHGTEVFRSE, from the coding sequence ATGACCAGTAAACACCAGCCGCACGGACGGAACAAGACTGCAGCGGACGCTGCCGATGTCATCATCGTGCCCCGGCGCTCGCGACAGGTGAATCCACTGCCGGAGTTGGCGTTGCTGGTGGTGAATCACTCTGAAGCGGATCTGGCTGTCTCTCTCGCTCTGGCGGATGGCGCCTGCCGTAACCCGTTTTTTCATTGGCAGCTCGTGGTGGATCGACAGCAGCGGTATTGTTTGGCCGGTCCAGCCCTGGGTGCACCTGCCGCTGGTCTTTTAATGGAGCAATTGCTGGTGCATGGAGTCAATCGCTTCCTTCTGGTCAGCTGTTGTGGCAGTCTCGATCCGGCCAGTGAGATCGGCGATCTGGTGGTGCCCGTTGCGACGGTGACCGACACGAACCTGTCTCGCTGGTATACCGATAGGGACGTGCTGGCCACCGACGCTTCGTTACAACGGGGCCTGAGTGCGTTCGTTTCTCGTCAGGGACTAGCCACTGCGTCCGGCGTTATCTGGTCGACCGACGCTCCTTATAGAGAGCACCGTTCCGAGCTGTTGGCCCTGCGCCACCACTATGGGGTGGGTTTTGTCGATATGGAGTTTTCCAGTCTCTGTGCCATCGCTACCTATCGTGGCGTGAGTCTGGCGTCGTTGTTTGTTGTTTCTGATTATCTCTGGACCAAAGCGTGGCGGCCGGGATTTACATCCTCACGCTTTCGACACCGTTGTAAAACGATTTTGTCGGCTTGTATCG